A window from Sphingobacterium hotanense encodes these proteins:
- a CDS encoding LuxR C-terminal-related transcriptional regulator has protein sequence MSWKELVKSAESLLAELSEQGDRLFNENIALKLDSYFFILDCENTKILSFSEDFSRVLGYDTNSFTMEDFIAIIHPDDLPTFISHEKLALKFCLNTPLEKQTRFKIVHDYRIRKKSGSYIRVMQQTVAYELNDVCVLKTLIQHIDITTIKTSLECDLHFIDIKGLESVYHVKEENVLTPAPSFQLTKREIEILQLLDQAYKSEQIAKKLFISIHTVRTHRKNLLNKTECDNTIDLLKKVKALKLI, from the coding sequence TTGAGCTGGAAGGAATTAGTTAAATCTGCTGAATCTTTATTGGCGGAGCTGAGCGAGCAAGGTGATCGTTTATTTAATGAAAATATAGCTCTTAAACTAGATAGCTATTTCTTCATTTTAGATTGCGAGAATACCAAGATATTGTCTTTTTCGGAGGACTTTAGCCGCGTATTGGGTTATGATACCAACAGTTTTACCATGGAAGATTTCATAGCTATTATTCACCCAGATGATCTTCCTACCTTTATTTCGCACGAAAAATTAGCACTAAAATTCTGTTTAAATACTCCATTAGAAAAGCAGACACGCTTCAAAATTGTCCATGATTACCGTATAAGAAAAAAGTCAGGAAGCTATATCCGTGTAATGCAACAGACAGTTGCCTATGAACTGAATGACGTCTGTGTATTAAAGACATTGATACAGCACATAGATATTACGACTATTAAAACGAGTCTGGAATGTGATCTTCATTTTATCGATATCAAAGGCCTAGAATCAGTCTATCATGTAAAAGAAGAGAATGTACTTACTCCAGCCCCATCGTTTCAACTCACGAAGCGAGAGATAGAGATTCTGCAGTTATTGGATCAGGCTTATAAGTCCGAACAGATAGCAAAAAAATTATTCATCAGTATACACACTGTTAGAACCCACCGCAAGAATCTACTCAACAAAACAGAATGTGATAATACCATCGATTTATTGAAAAAGGTGAAAGCCTTGAAGTTGATTTAG
- the thiL gene encoding thiamine-phosphate kinase: MFDNKDKTNLNELGEFGLIKHLTSQIELKNESSEKGIGDDAAVLDFKGKKTLISTDLLLENVHFDLRYVPLKHLGYKAVQVNLSDIYAMNGIASQVTISIGLSSKFPLEAIEELYQGALIACEKYNVDLIGGDTSTSAQGLVISVTSIGYADEDQVALRSGAKEGDLICVSGDLGGAYVGLQLLEREKQIFLENPNIQPDLEGKDYIVERQLKPEARRDVVELFRHLNVKPNAMIDVSDGLASDLFHICDASKLGCKLYEEKIPIDPMTYETAREFGLDPTVCALSGGEDYELLFTVPQSEYDKVKNQLDISIIGYMTEESAGRQLISKSGNVHELKAQGWNAFS, translated from the coding sequence ATGTTCGATAATAAAGATAAGACAAACCTTAATGAGCTTGGTGAGTTCGGATTGATCAAACACCTGACGAGCCAAATCGAGTTAAAGAATGAATCCTCAGAGAAAGGCATTGGCGACGATGCTGCAGTATTAGATTTCAAAGGTAAAAAGACCTTGATATCCACGGATTTACTCTTGGAAAATGTACATTTCGACCTTCGCTACGTACCTCTTAAACACTTAGGATACAAGGCAGTACAAGTAAATCTTAGTGATATCTATGCGATGAACGGTATAGCGTCACAAGTGACTATTTCCATAGGTTTATCATCTAAATTTCCATTGGAAGCCATCGAAGAATTGTACCAAGGGGCATTGATTGCCTGCGAAAAATACAATGTCGATCTTATCGGTGGCGACACTTCCACTTCAGCTCAAGGATTAGTAATCTCGGTAACCAGTATTGGATACGCTGATGAAGATCAGGTTGCTTTACGCTCTGGCGCAAAAGAAGGCGATCTTATCTGTGTATCAGGTGATCTTGGTGGTGCTTATGTAGGTCTGCAATTATTGGAAAGAGAAAAGCAGATTTTCTTAGAAAACCCTAATATACAGCCAGATCTGGAAGGTAAAGACTACATCGTCGAGCGCCAATTAAAACCAGAGGCACGTCGTGATGTGGTGGAATTATTCCGCCATTTAAACGTGAAACCTAATGCGATGATCGACGTATCAGATGGTCTAGCTTCCGATCTATTCCATATTTGTGATGCCTCAAAATTAGGCTGCAAACTGTACGAAGAAAAAATTCCTATCGACCCGATGACTTACGAGACAGCTCGTGAGTTCGGATTAGACCCAACGGTTTGCGCACTTAGTGGGGGTGAAGACTACGAATTGCTCTTTACAGTACCGCAAAGCGAATACGACAAGGTTAAAAATCAACTAGATATCTCGATTATCGGTTATATGACCGAAGAATCTGCCGGCCGTCAACTGATTTCTAAGTCAGGAAATGTGCATGAGCTGAAAGCACAAGGTTGGAATGCTTTTTCTTAG
- a CDS encoding acyl-CoA carboxylase subunit beta yields the protein MHTLINELQKKRETLLLGGGLDKIQKQRKKGKMSAWERVIYLLDENRPYTEIGIFAGEGQYKEHGGCPNGGVVVVMGYVKDRLCIVVSNDATVKAGAWFPITCKKNLRAQEIAMENNLPIIYLVDSAGVYLPMQDEIFPDKEHFGRIFRNNAKISAMGIPQIAAIMGSCVAGGAYLPIMSDYALIVEGTGSVFLAGSYLVKSSIGENIDNETLGGAATHSEISGVTDNKYPNDESCLDAIKNIVDKFGASPKALFSRVESIAPEYSVDQLYNYFPEDRLKPYNMLEVLKSIVDKDSLEEYKKDYGKTLICALARIDGWAVGIVANQREVVKAKKPGNSTEMQMGGVIYSDSADKAARFIMNCNQQKIPLVFFQDISGFMVGSRAEHGGIIKDGAKMVNAMANSVVPKFTFMVGNSYGAGNYAMCGKAYDPRLIYAWPTAKIAVMSGASAGKTLLQIQEATLKSKNVTLSEEEKTKLLKDIEEKYNEQLSPYYAASRLWVDGVIDPAETRKIISMGIEAATNNPNIPDYKVGVIQT from the coding sequence ATGCACACTTTAATTAATGAACTTCAGAAAAAGAGGGAGACTTTGCTATTAGGTGGAGGCTTAGATAAGATCCAAAAACAACGTAAAAAAGGGAAGATGTCGGCGTGGGAGCGCGTTATTTACCTGTTGGATGAAAACAGACCTTATACCGAAATAGGGATCTTTGCTGGAGAAGGACAATACAAGGAACATGGCGGATGCCCAAATGGCGGAGTCGTAGTTGTGATGGGCTATGTAAAGGATAGATTATGTATTGTTGTATCAAATGACGCAACGGTAAAAGCCGGAGCCTGGTTCCCCATTACTTGTAAAAAGAACCTGAGAGCGCAGGAAATTGCAATGGAAAATAACCTTCCTATCATTTATCTTGTTGACTCTGCCGGTGTGTATTTACCGATGCAGGATGAAATCTTTCCGGATAAGGAACATTTCGGCCGTATCTTCCGTAACAATGCGAAGATATCTGCGATGGGAATTCCACAGATCGCTGCGATCATGGGTTCCTGCGTAGCAGGGGGCGCATATTTACCGATCATGTCCGATTATGCACTTATCGTTGAAGGTACTGGTTCGGTCTTCTTAGCGGGTTCATACTTGGTCAAATCGTCCATCGGCGAAAATATTGATAATGAAACTTTAGGCGGAGCAGCTACGCATTCCGAAATATCAGGCGTAACAGACAATAAATATCCGAATGATGAATCCTGCTTAGATGCCATCAAGAATATTGTGGATAAGTTCGGAGCTAGCCCAAAAGCGTTGTTCTCCAGAGTGGAATCTATTGCTCCGGAATACTCTGTAGATCAACTATACAATTACTTTCCTGAAGACCGCTTGAAGCCTTACAATATGCTGGAGGTTTTGAAAAGCATTGTGGATAAAGACAGTCTAGAGGAGTATAAAAAAGACTATGGAAAGACTTTAATTTGCGCCTTAGCACGTATTGATGGTTGGGCGGTCGGTATCGTGGCAAATCAACGCGAAGTAGTAAAAGCCAAGAAACCGGGCAACTCCACCGAGATGCAGATGGGTGGAGTAATCTACTCGGATTCGGCCGACAAAGCAGCACGTTTTATCATGAACTGCAACCAACAAAAGATTCCTTTGGTCTTCTTCCAAGACATCTCCGGTTTTATGGTAGGCTCCAGAGCGGAGCATGGCGGTATCATTAAAGACGGCGCAAAAATGGTCAATGCAATGGCAAACTCCGTCGTACCGAAGTTCACCTTTATGGTCGGCAATAGTTACGGAGCTGGTAACTACGCGATGTGCGGAAAAGCCTACGACCCACGCTTGATCTATGCATGGCCGACAGCAAAAATAGCCGTAATGAGCGGTGCATCTGCCGGCAAAACCTTATTACAAATACAGGAAGCTACCCTAAAATCTAAAAATGTCACGCTTAGCGAAGAGGAAAAAACTAAGCTGCTAAAAGATATCGAAGAAAAATATAATGAACAATTAAGCCCATATTATGCAGCCTCCCGACTATGGGTAGACGGCGTAATCGACCCGGCAGAAACTCGGAAAATAATCTCCATGGGAATCGAAGCAGCAACCAATAATCCAAATATCCCAGACTATAAAGTAGGTGTTATTCAGACGTGA
- the nadA gene encoding quinolinate synthase NadA translates to MNTTFEQDLSAKGFIDVDIDPTIDLVAEINRLKKEKNAVILAHYYQDSEIQDLADYIGDSLGLSQQAAKTGADMIVFAGVHFMAETAKILSPSKKVLLPDLKAGCSLSDSCPPHLFAKFKEKYPDHLVITYVNCTAELKALSDIVCTSSNAVQIVESLPADQKIIFGPDRNLGDYVKKKTGRDLVLWNGACMVHEIFSQEKIDALRLEYPNAKFIAHPECEDHILAQADYIGSTSGMLKYTIEDPTDTYIVATESGILHQMQKASPSKTFIPAPPNNLCACNDCPHMKLNTLEKLYNCLYYEQPEIVLSEDIIARAQKPIERMLEISAKLGL, encoded by the coding sequence ATGAACACTACTTTTGAACAAGACCTATCTGCAAAAGGATTTATTGATGTGGATATTGACCCGACGATTGATTTAGTCGCTGAGATCAATAGATTGAAAAAAGAAAAGAATGCAGTTATTCTGGCACATTACTACCAAGATTCTGAAATTCAAGACCTTGCAGACTATATCGGAGATAGCTTAGGCTTATCTCAACAGGCTGCGAAGACGGGTGCAGATATGATTGTTTTTGCCGGTGTGCATTTCATGGCCGAAACAGCCAAGATTCTATCACCCTCGAAAAAGGTATTGCTCCCTGATCTAAAAGCAGGATGCTCATTATCAGATAGTTGTCCACCGCATTTATTCGCTAAATTCAAAGAGAAATATCCAGATCACCTGGTTATCACCTATGTGAATTGTACAGCGGAGCTAAAGGCACTTTCAGACATTGTTTGCACCTCAAGTAATGCGGTACAGATTGTTGAAAGTCTGCCAGCGGATCAAAAGATCATCTTTGGCCCGGATCGCAACTTAGGCGACTACGTCAAGAAGAAAACAGGCAGAGATTTGGTACTATGGAATGGCGCTTGCATGGTACATGAGATTTTCTCACAAGAAAAAATTGATGCACTAAGATTAGAATATCCTAACGCGAAGTTTATTGCACATCCAGAATGTGAAGACCATATCTTAGCACAAGCTGACTATATCGGATCTACATCGGGAATGTTGAAATATACGATTGAAGATCCTACGGATACTTACATCGTTGCGACGGAGTCTGGTATTTTGCATCAAATGCAGAAGGCTAGCCCTTCAAAAACATTCATTCCTGCACCTCCAAACAACCTGTGTGCATGTAATGACTGTCCTCACATGAAATTAAATACCCTAGAGAAGCTGTATAACTGTCTGTACTACGAACAACCGGAGATTGTTCTTTCAGAAGATATTATCGCTCGTGCGCAAAAACCAATCGAGCGTATGTTAGAGATATCAGCAAAACTAGGTCTATAA